A DNA window from Arachis hypogaea cultivar Tifrunner chromosome 18, arahy.Tifrunner.gnm2.J5K5, whole genome shotgun sequence contains the following coding sequences:
- the LOC112771022 gene encoding uncharacterized protein isoform X1 yields MAPSNLTAITAQLRFQTTSFVRLYMSYPIMLLSIEDSYNTFSFFFNKHCMCFLFSPSFCFLQETAHWTVLPFIRDSFCMIGYAIGATTSAFYGFNNGLLIFSEDYAKCSIPSTEKDYKFHVSNASIYQKHFDFSLMQYCRTYVVAFSHWCIEVSFCFYLCGGERFLGLYLCFHTPVRS; encoded by the exons ATGGCACCCTCCAATCTTACCGCCATCACTGCGCAGCTCCGCTTTCAAACGACGTCGTTCGTTCGTTTGTATATGTCTTATCCTATTATGCTACTCAGTATTGAGGATTCTTATAacactttctctttctttttcaacaaACATTGCATGTGCTTTTTATTctcaccttctttttgttttcttcagGAAACTGCTCATTGGACTGTTCTCCCTTTCATCAGGGATAGCTTTTGTatg ATTGGTTATGCTATTGGTGCCACTACAAGTGCATTTTATGGATTCAACAATG GTTTGCTCATTTTCTCAGAAGATTATGCTAAATGTTCCATTCCATCCACTGAAAAAGATTACAAGTTTCACGTATCAAATGCTTCTATTTATCAAAAGCACTTTGATTTTTCTCTAATGCAGTATTGCCGGACCTATGTGGTTGCATTTTCTCATTGGT gtATTGAAGTGTCATTCTGCTTTTACTTATGTGGTGGAGAAAGATTCCTAGGATTGTACCTTTGCTTTCATACTCCGGTTAGAAGTTGA
- the LOC112771022 gene encoding uncharacterized protein isoform X11, with amino-acid sequence MADGTLQSYRHHCAAPLSNDVVRSFETAHWTVLPFIRDSFCMIGYAIGATTSAFYGFNNGIEVSFCFYLCGGERFLGLYLCFHTPVRS; translated from the exons ATGGCAGATGGCACCCTCCAATCTTACCGCCATCACTGCGCAGCTCCGCTTTCAAACGACGTCGTTCGTTCGTTT GAAACTGCTCATTGGACTGTTCTCCCTTTCATCAGGGATAGCTTTTGTatg ATTGGTTATGCTATTGGTGCCACTACAAGTGCATTTTATGGATTCAACAATG gtATTGAAGTGTCATTCTGCTTTTACTTATGTGGTGGAGAAAGATTCCTAGGATTGTACCTTTGCTTTCATACTCCGGTTAGAAGTTGA
- the LOC112771022 gene encoding uncharacterized protein isoform X4 encodes MADGTLQSYRHHCAAPLSNDVVRSFETAHWTVLPFIRDSFCMIGYAIGATTSAFYGFNNGLLIFSEDYAKCSIPSTEKDYKFHVSNASIYQKHFDFSLMQYCRTYVVAFSHWCIEVSFCFYLCGGERFLGLYLCFHTPVRS; translated from the exons ATGGCAGATGGCACCCTCCAATCTTACCGCCATCACTGCGCAGCTCCGCTTTCAAACGACGTCGTTCGTTCGTTT GAAACTGCTCATTGGACTGTTCTCCCTTTCATCAGGGATAGCTTTTGTatg ATTGGTTATGCTATTGGTGCCACTACAAGTGCATTTTATGGATTCAACAATG GTTTGCTCATTTTCTCAGAAGATTATGCTAAATGTTCCATTCCATCCACTGAAAAAGATTACAAGTTTCACGTATCAAATGCTTCTATTTATCAAAAGCACTTTGATTTTTCTCTAATGCAGTATTGCCGGACCTATGTGGTTGCATTTTCTCATTGGT gtATTGAAGTGTCATTCTGCTTTTACTTATGTGGTGGAGAAAGATTCCTAGGATTGTACCTTTGCTTTCATACTCCGGTTAGAAGTTGA
- the LOC112771022 gene encoding uncharacterized protein isoform X8 — protein MAPSNLTAITAQLRFQTTSFVRLYMSYPIMLLSIEDSYNTFSFFFNKHCMCFLFSPSFCFLQETAHWTVLPFIRDSFCMIGYAIGATTSAFYGFNNVLPDLCGCIFSLVY, from the exons ATGGCACCCTCCAATCTTACCGCCATCACTGCGCAGCTCCGCTTTCAAACGACGTCGTTCGTTCGTTTGTATATGTCTTATCCTATTATGCTACTCAGTATTGAGGATTCTTATAacactttctctttctttttcaacaaACATTGCATGTGCTTTTTATTctcaccttctttttgttttcttcagGAAACTGCTCATTGGACTGTTCTCCCTTTCATCAGGGATAGCTTTTGTatg ATTGGTTATGCTATTGGTGCCACTACAAGTGCATTTTATGGATTCAACAATG TATTGCCGGACCTATGTGGTTGCATTTTCTCATTGGT gtATTGA
- the LOC112771022 gene encoding uncharacterized protein isoform X2 has protein sequence MAPSNLTAITAQLRFQTTSFVRLYMSYPIMLLSIEDSYNTFSFFFNKHCMCFLFSPSFCFLQETAHWTVLPFIRDSFCMIGYAIGATTSAFYGFNNGLLIFSEDYAKCSIPSTEKDYKFHVSNASIYQKHFDFSLMQYCRTYVVAFSHWYNVGCFPRKIFMHFN, from the exons ATGGCACCCTCCAATCTTACCGCCATCACTGCGCAGCTCCGCTTTCAAACGACGTCGTTCGTTCGTTTGTATATGTCTTATCCTATTATGCTACTCAGTATTGAGGATTCTTATAacactttctctttctttttcaacaaACATTGCATGTGCTTTTTATTctcaccttctttttgttttcttcagGAAACTGCTCATTGGACTGTTCTCCCTTTCATCAGGGATAGCTTTTGTatg ATTGGTTATGCTATTGGTGCCACTACAAGTGCATTTTATGGATTCAACAATG GTTTGCTCATTTTCTCAGAAGATTATGCTAAATGTTCCATTCCATCCACTGAAAAAGATTACAAGTTTCACGTATCAAATGCTTCTATTTATCAAAAGCACTTTGATTTTTCTCTAATGCAGTATTGCCGGACCTATGTGGTTGCATTTTCTCATTGGT ATAACGTTGGTTGCTTTCCCAGGAAGATCTTCATGCATTTTAATTAA
- the LOC112771022 gene encoding uncharacterized protein isoform X5 codes for MADGTLQSYRHHCAAPLSNDVVRSFETAHWTVLPFIRDSFCMIGYAIGATTSAFYGFNNGLLIFSEDYAKCSIPSTEKDYKFHVSNASIYQKHFDFSLMQYCRTYVVAFSHWYNVGCFPRKIFMHFN; via the exons ATGGCAGATGGCACCCTCCAATCTTACCGCCATCACTGCGCAGCTCCGCTTTCAAACGACGTCGTTCGTTCGTTT GAAACTGCTCATTGGACTGTTCTCCCTTTCATCAGGGATAGCTTTTGTatg ATTGGTTATGCTATTGGTGCCACTACAAGTGCATTTTATGGATTCAACAATG GTTTGCTCATTTTCTCAGAAGATTATGCTAAATGTTCCATTCCATCCACTGAAAAAGATTACAAGTTTCACGTATCAAATGCTTCTATTTATCAAAAGCACTTTGATTTTTCTCTAATGCAGTATTGCCGGACCTATGTGGTTGCATTTTCTCATTGGT ATAACGTTGGTTGCTTTCCCAGGAAGATCTTCATGCATTTTAATTAA
- the LOC112771022 gene encoding uncharacterized protein isoform X12 produces the protein MADGTLQSYRHHCAAPLSNDVVRSFETAHWTVLPFIRDSFCMIGYAIGATTSAFYGFNNDNVGCFPRKIFMHFN, from the exons ATGGCAGATGGCACCCTCCAATCTTACCGCCATCACTGCGCAGCTCCGCTTTCAAACGACGTCGTTCGTTCGTTT GAAACTGCTCATTGGACTGTTCTCCCTTTCATCAGGGATAGCTTTTGTatg ATTGGTTATGCTATTGGTGCCACTACAAGTGCATTTTATGGATTCAACAATG ATAACGTTGGTTGCTTTCCCAGGAAGATCTTCATGCATTTTAATTAA
- the LOC112771022 gene encoding uncharacterized protein isoform X9, whose amino-acid sequence MAPSNLTAITAQLRFQTTSFVRLYMSYPIMLLSIEDSYNTFSFFFNKHCMCFLFSPSFCFLQETAHWTVLPFIRDSFCMIGYAIGATTSAFYGFNNVLPDLCGCIFSLV is encoded by the exons ATGGCACCCTCCAATCTTACCGCCATCACTGCGCAGCTCCGCTTTCAAACGACGTCGTTCGTTCGTTTGTATATGTCTTATCCTATTATGCTACTCAGTATTGAGGATTCTTATAacactttctctttctttttcaacaaACATTGCATGTGCTTTTTATTctcaccttctttttgttttcttcagGAAACTGCTCATTGGACTGTTCTCCCTTTCATCAGGGATAGCTTTTGTatg ATTGGTTATGCTATTGGTGCCACTACAAGTGCATTTTATGGATTCAACAATG TATTGCCGGACCTATGTGGTTGCATTTTCTCATTGGT ATAA
- the LOC112771022 gene encoding uncharacterized protein isoform X6: MAPSNLTAITAQLRFQTTSFVRLYMSYPIMLLSIEDSYNTFSFFFNKHCMCFLFSPSFCFLQETAHWTVLPFIRDSFCMIGYAIGATTSAFYGFNNVLPDLCGCIFSLVRCLANFPLASMEQWLT; this comes from the exons ATGGCACCCTCCAATCTTACCGCCATCACTGCGCAGCTCCGCTTTCAAACGACGTCGTTCGTTCGTTTGTATATGTCTTATCCTATTATGCTACTCAGTATTGAGGATTCTTATAacactttctctttctttttcaacaaACATTGCATGTGCTTTTTATTctcaccttctttttgttttcttcagGAAACTGCTCATTGGACTGTTCTCCCTTTCATCAGGGATAGCTTTTGTatg ATTGGTTATGCTATTGGTGCCACTACAAGTGCATTTTATGGATTCAACAATG TATTGCCGGACCTATGTGGTTGCATTTTCTCATTGGT GAGGTGCCTTGCAAACTTTCCTTTGGCATCAATGGAACAATGGCTGACCTAG
- the LOC112771022 gene encoding uncharacterized protein isoform X10, which yields MADGTLQSYRHHCAAPLSNDVVRSFETAHWTVLPFIRDSFCMIGYAIGATTSAFYGFNNVLPDLCGCIFSLVRCLANFPLASMEQWLT from the exons ATGGCAGATGGCACCCTCCAATCTTACCGCCATCACTGCGCAGCTCCGCTTTCAAACGACGTCGTTCGTTCGTTT GAAACTGCTCATTGGACTGTTCTCCCTTTCATCAGGGATAGCTTTTGTatg ATTGGTTATGCTATTGGTGCCACTACAAGTGCATTTTATGGATTCAACAATG TATTGCCGGACCTATGTGGTTGCATTTTCTCATTGGT GAGGTGCCTTGCAAACTTTCCTTTGGCATCAATGGAACAATGGCTGACCTAG
- the LOC112771022 gene encoding uncharacterized protein isoform X3 — MAPSNLTAITAQLRFQTTSFVRLYMSYPIMLLSIEDSYNTFSFFFNKHCMCFLFSPSFCFLQETAHWTVLPFIRDSFCMIGYAIGATTSAFYGFNNGLLIFSEDYAKCSIPSTEKDYKFHVSNASIYQKHFDFSLMQYCRTYVVAFSHW, encoded by the exons ATGGCACCCTCCAATCTTACCGCCATCACTGCGCAGCTCCGCTTTCAAACGACGTCGTTCGTTCGTTTGTATATGTCTTATCCTATTATGCTACTCAGTATTGAGGATTCTTATAacactttctctttctttttcaacaaACATTGCATGTGCTTTTTATTctcaccttctttttgttttcttcagGAAACTGCTCATTGGACTGTTCTCCCTTTCATCAGGGATAGCTTTTGTatg ATTGGTTATGCTATTGGTGCCACTACAAGTGCATTTTATGGATTCAACAATG GTTTGCTCATTTTCTCAGAAGATTATGCTAAATGTTCCATTCCATCCACTGAAAAAGATTACAAGTTTCACGTATCAAATGCTTCTATTTATCAAAAGCACTTTGATTTTTCTCTAATGCAGTATTGCCGGACCTATGTGGTTGCATTTTCTCATTGGT GA
- the LOC112771022 gene encoding uncharacterized protein isoform X7, giving the protein MADGTLQSYRHHCAAPLSNDVVRSFETAHWTVLPFIRDSFCMIGYAIGATTSAFYGFNNGLLIFSEDYAKCSIPSTEKDYKFHVSNASIYQKHFDFSLMQYCRTYVVAFSHW; this is encoded by the exons ATGGCAGATGGCACCCTCCAATCTTACCGCCATCACTGCGCAGCTCCGCTTTCAAACGACGTCGTTCGTTCGTTT GAAACTGCTCATTGGACTGTTCTCCCTTTCATCAGGGATAGCTTTTGTatg ATTGGTTATGCTATTGGTGCCACTACAAGTGCATTTTATGGATTCAACAATG GTTTGCTCATTTTCTCAGAAGATTATGCTAAATGTTCCATTCCATCCACTGAAAAAGATTACAAGTTTCACGTATCAAATGCTTCTATTTATCAAAAGCACTTTGATTTTTCTCTAATGCAGTATTGCCGGACCTATGTGGTTGCATTTTCTCATTGGT GA
- the LOC112771021 gene encoding myb-related protein 2 isoform X2, with the protein MYHHQGKNMHSSSRMPIPSERHMFLQTGNGSGDSGLVLSTDAKPRLKWTPDLHARFIEAVNQLGGADKATPKTVMKLMGIPGLTLYHLKSHLQKYRLSKNLHGQTNTVTHKITTNAGATTSERSLSEPSGTHMNKLSLGPQANKDLHISEALQMQIEVQRRLNEQLEVQRHLQLRIEAQGKYLQSVLEKAQETLGRQNLGMVGLEAAKVQLSELVSKVSSQCLNSAFSELKELQGFCPQQPQTNQPNDCSIDSCLTSCEGSQKEQEIQNGGIGLRHLNGHGHAFMERKGGTEAPKWSNEVKNNTFLAPLGKNSERSSYGAERSSGNLSMSIGLERETENGSSMYTESHTHTDGEFWHRNSNRTEPKNEAMDGGRGSHDYRLPPPYFSAARLDLNSHGDNNEAATTTTSCKQLDLNRFSWS; encoded by the exons AtgtatcatcatcaagggaagaACATGCACTCTTCTTCAAGAATGCCAATCCCCTCTGAGAGGCACATGTTCCTTCAAACAGGAAACGGGTCTGGTGATTCTGGACTTGTTCTCTCAACTGATGCTAAGCCACGATTGAAATGGACGCCGGATCTTCATGCCAGGTTCATAGAAGCAGTGAACCAGTTAGGTGGAGCTGACA AGGCAACTCCAAAAACAGTAATGAAACTCATGGGGATTCCAGGTCTTACTTTATATCATCTGAAGAGCCATCTGCAG AAGTACAGATTGAGCAAGAATTTGCATGGACAAACTAACACTGTAACACACAAAATCA CAACAAATGCGGGGGCAACAACAAGTGAAAGATCACTTTCAGAACCCAGTGGAACTCATATGAACAAGTTAAGCCTTGGCCCACAGGCTAACAA AGATTTACATATAAGTGAGGCACTGCAGATGCAAATTGAAGTGCAGAGAAGGCTAAATGAACAACTTGAG GTACAAAGACACTTGCAGCTTCGGATAGAGGCACAAGGAAAATACCTGCAGTCTGTGCTAGAGAAAGCTCAAGAGACACTTGGTAGACAAAATTTGGGAATGGTAGGACTTGAAGCTGCCAAAGTTCAACTATCAGAGCTGGTGTCCAAGGTCTCCTCCCAGTGCTTGAACTCGGCATTTTCAGAGCTGAAGGAACTACAAGGATTTTGCCCCCAGCAACCACAAACCAACCAGCCAAATGATTGCTCAATAGATAGTTGCCTCACATCTTGTGAAGGGTCACAGAAGGAGCAAGAGATACAGAATGGTGGGATAGGTTTAAGGCACTTGAATGGCCATGGCCATGCATTCATGGAAAGAAAGGGAGGCACAGAAGCTCCTAAATGGAGTAATGAAGTGAAAAACAACACATTTCTAGCTCCATTAGGCAAGAATTCAGAAAGAAGTAGCTATGGTGCAGAGAGAAGCAGTGGAAACTTGTCTATGAGCATTGGACTTGAAAGGGAAACTGAGAATGGAAGCAGCATGTATACTGAGAGTCACACTCACACAGATGGTGAGTTCTGGCACAGAAACAGCAATAGGACAGAACCAAAGAATGAAGCAATGGATGGAGGAAGAGGTTCCCATGATTATAGGTTGCCTCCTCCATACTTTTCAGCAGCAAGATTGGACTTAAACTCACATGGAGATAACAATGAAgctgcaacaacaacaacaagctgTAAACAACTGGATTTGAACAGATTCAGTTGGAGCTGA
- the LOC112771021 gene encoding myb-related protein 2 isoform X1: protein MYHHQGKNMHSSSRMPIPSERHMFLQTGNGSGDSGLVLSTDAKPRLKWTPDLHARFIEAVNQLGGADKATPKTVMKLMGIPGLTLYHLKSHLQKYRLSKNLHGQTNTVTHKITTNAGATTSERSLSEPSGTHMNKLSLGPQANNRDLHISEALQMQIEVQRRLNEQLEVQRHLQLRIEAQGKYLQSVLEKAQETLGRQNLGMVGLEAAKVQLSELVSKVSSQCLNSAFSELKELQGFCPQQPQTNQPNDCSIDSCLTSCEGSQKEQEIQNGGIGLRHLNGHGHAFMERKGGTEAPKWSNEVKNNTFLAPLGKNSERSSYGAERSSGNLSMSIGLERETENGSSMYTESHTHTDGEFWHRNSNRTEPKNEAMDGGRGSHDYRLPPPYFSAARLDLNSHGDNNEAATTTTSCKQLDLNRFSWS from the exons AtgtatcatcatcaagggaagaACATGCACTCTTCTTCAAGAATGCCAATCCCCTCTGAGAGGCACATGTTCCTTCAAACAGGAAACGGGTCTGGTGATTCTGGACTTGTTCTCTCAACTGATGCTAAGCCACGATTGAAATGGACGCCGGATCTTCATGCCAGGTTCATAGAAGCAGTGAACCAGTTAGGTGGAGCTGACA AGGCAACTCCAAAAACAGTAATGAAACTCATGGGGATTCCAGGTCTTACTTTATATCATCTGAAGAGCCATCTGCAG AAGTACAGATTGAGCAAGAATTTGCATGGACAAACTAACACTGTAACACACAAAATCA CAACAAATGCGGGGGCAACAACAAGTGAAAGATCACTTTCAGAACCCAGTGGAACTCATATGAACAAGTTAAGCCTTGGCCCACAGGCTAACAA CAGAGATTTACATATAAGTGAGGCACTGCAGATGCAAATTGAAGTGCAGAGAAGGCTAAATGAACAACTTGAG GTACAAAGACACTTGCAGCTTCGGATAGAGGCACAAGGAAAATACCTGCAGTCTGTGCTAGAGAAAGCTCAAGAGACACTTGGTAGACAAAATTTGGGAATGGTAGGACTTGAAGCTGCCAAAGTTCAACTATCAGAGCTGGTGTCCAAGGTCTCCTCCCAGTGCTTGAACTCGGCATTTTCAGAGCTGAAGGAACTACAAGGATTTTGCCCCCAGCAACCACAAACCAACCAGCCAAATGATTGCTCAATAGATAGTTGCCTCACATCTTGTGAAGGGTCACAGAAGGAGCAAGAGATACAGAATGGTGGGATAGGTTTAAGGCACTTGAATGGCCATGGCCATGCATTCATGGAAAGAAAGGGAGGCACAGAAGCTCCTAAATGGAGTAATGAAGTGAAAAACAACACATTTCTAGCTCCATTAGGCAAGAATTCAGAAAGAAGTAGCTATGGTGCAGAGAGAAGCAGTGGAAACTTGTCTATGAGCATTGGACTTGAAAGGGAAACTGAGAATGGAAGCAGCATGTATACTGAGAGTCACACTCACACAGATGGTGAGTTCTGGCACAGAAACAGCAATAGGACAGAACCAAAGAATGAAGCAATGGATGGAGGAAGAGGTTCCCATGATTATAGGTTGCCTCCTCCATACTTTTCAGCAGCAAGATTGGACTTAAACTCACATGGAGATAACAATGAAgctgcaacaacaacaacaagctgTAAACAACTGGATTTGAACAGATTCAGTTGGAGCTGA
- the LOC112773274 gene encoding protein BIC2, with product MEENKKLSHHMPTWNTTRNPTTSQIVLPPPNNYDKIITTTRRASRSPNYDEDDEEDEDEEEREETGRERLKRHREEVKGRVKIPEDWGQEKMMKEWIDYTTFDALFAPHTMIVTARDALIADSRKTTSSSSTPPRSSQRLRIYSQ from the coding sequence AtggaagaaaacaagaaattgtCCCACCACATGCCTACATGGAACACCACAAGGAACCCCACTACTTCACAAATAGTTCTTCCTCCTCCCAACAATTACGATAAGATAATTACCACCACAAGAAGAGCATCTAGGTCTCCCAATTATGACGAGGATGATGAAGAAGACGAGGACGAAGAAGAGCGCGAGGAAACAGGAAGGGAGAGGCTGAAGAGGCACAGAGAAGAAGTGAAGGGAAGGGTTAAGATTCCAGAAGACTGGGGACAAGAGAAGATGATGAAGGAGTGGATCGATTACACCACTTTCGATGCTTTGTTTGCTCCTCACACAATGATTGTCACTGCTCGTGATGCTCTCATTGCCGATTCTCGTAAAACTACTTCTTCCTCATCAACGCCTCCAAGATCGTCTCAGAGATTAAGGATATATTCACAgtag